One Microbacterium keratanolyticum DNA window includes the following coding sequences:
- a CDS encoding nucleoside hydrolase, translated as MTGTTTRIPLILDVDTGIDDSLALLYLLASPEAEIVAITCTAGNVPARQVAINNLAWLELCGREGVEVSLGAEIPVIQPLMTTEETHGPQGIGHAELPAPSQEISARHATAVWIDTVRSRPGEVIGLVTGPLTNLALALKLCPELPLLLKRLVIMGGAFNYPGNTTPTTEWNIAVDPDAAKIVFDAFSVVPADRRPVICALDVTERIEMKPEHIAALAEAAGSTPAEIISPDDALGLRSTASNTVIRHLSDAVRFYMEFHRDQDQGFLAHMHDPFAAAIALDPSLGTTRAATVDVELAGTLTRGQTVADWRGMWGREPNADIVVDTDPAEFFRMVIDRVGRFAREVG; from the coding sequence TGACCGGCACCACCACCCGCATCCCACTCATCCTCGACGTCGACACCGGCATCGACGACTCTCTCGCCCTGCTCTACCTGCTGGCGAGCCCCGAAGCCGAGATCGTCGCGATCACCTGCACGGCAGGAAACGTCCCCGCGCGGCAGGTCGCGATCAACAACCTCGCCTGGTTGGAGCTCTGTGGTCGCGAAGGAGTGGAGGTCTCACTCGGAGCCGAGATCCCCGTCATCCAGCCGCTCATGACGACCGAGGAGACGCACGGACCGCAGGGCATCGGCCATGCCGAGCTGCCTGCGCCAAGCCAGGAGATCTCCGCACGCCACGCCACCGCGGTATGGATCGACACGGTCCGCTCGCGACCCGGCGAGGTCATCGGACTCGTCACCGGCCCGCTCACCAACCTCGCGCTCGCCCTCAAGCTGTGCCCGGAGCTTCCGCTGCTGCTCAAGCGCCTCGTGATCATGGGCGGCGCGTTCAACTATCCGGGAAACACCACGCCGACCACCGAGTGGAACATCGCCGTGGATCCGGATGCCGCGAAGATCGTGTTCGACGCATTCTCCGTGGTTCCCGCGGATCGACGCCCTGTCATCTGCGCGCTGGACGTGACCGAGCGCATCGAGATGAAGCCGGAGCACATCGCCGCGCTGGCTGAAGCGGCCGGCAGCACCCCCGCAGAGATCATCTCACCCGATGACGCGCTCGGCCTGCGCTCGACGGCGAGCAACACCGTCATCCGGCACCTCTCTGATGCCGTGCGCTTCTACATGGAGTTCCACCGAGACCAGGACCAGGGGTTCCTGGCGCATATGCACGACCCCTTCGCAGCGGCGATCGCGCTCGATCCCTCGCTCGGCACGACCCGTGCCGCCACCGTCGACGTCGAACTCGCCGGCACCCTCACCCGCGGGCAGACCGTCGCCGACTGGCGCGGAATGTGGGGCCGCGAGCCCAACGCGGACATCGTCGTCGACACCGACCCGGCGGAGTTCTTCCGCATGGTGATCGACCGCGTCGGCCGCTTCGCACGCGAAGTCGGCTGA